From a single Agrobacterium tumefaciens genomic region:
- a CDS encoding TRAP transporter substrate-binding protein, with product MDRRSFIRKAGALSAGVTATALAAPAIAQENPKITWRMTSSFTKGLDILFGAGQMVADHVKEASGGNFVIQHFAGGEIVPALQAADAVTAGTVEMAHTCAYYYVGKDPTFALGTSVPFGLNARQTNAWFNQAGGNELLNEFLAQHNIYSILLGNTGAQMGGWFRKEINTIDDLKGLKMRIAGLTGQVMQKVGVTPQQIAGGDVYAALEKGTIDATEFVGPYDDQKLGFYKVAKYYYYPAWWEGGPAVHAFVNLQKFNALPENYKRILKDACAAGSASMLERYDAHNPKALKELVAQGAILRPFSQEILDVCHKAAQETYAEISAKNENFKKIYESQQAFKKDAYLWAQIAEYTYDTYMMIQQRNGTL from the coding sequence ATGGATCGCAGATCATTTATCCGCAAGGCGGGCGCTCTCAGCGCCGGTGTTACCGCAACTGCGCTGGCCGCTCCGGCCATTGCGCAGGAAAACCCCAAAATCACCTGGCGCATGACGTCATCCTTCACCAAGGGCCTCGACATTCTTTTCGGCGCCGGCCAGATGGTCGCCGATCACGTCAAGGAAGCTTCCGGCGGCAACTTCGTCATCCAGCATTTCGCCGGCGGCGAAATCGTGCCGGCGCTGCAGGCGGCGGATGCGGTGACGGCCGGAACCGTCGAAATGGCGCATACCTGCGCCTATTATTACGTCGGCAAGGACCCGACCTTCGCGCTCGGAACCTCGGTTCCCTTCGGTCTCAACGCGCGCCAGACGAATGCCTGGTTCAACCAGGCCGGCGGCAATGAGCTGCTCAACGAATTCCTTGCCCAGCACAATATCTACTCGATCCTGCTCGGCAATACGGGCGCTCAGATGGGCGGTTGGTTCCGCAAGGAAATCAACACCATCGATGACCTGAAGGGTCTGAAGATGCGCATTGCCGGCTTGACCGGCCAGGTCATGCAGAAGGTTGGCGTTACCCCGCAGCAGATCGCCGGCGGTGATGTCTATGCCGCTCTGGAAAAGGGCACCATCGACGCGACCGAATTTGTCGGCCCCTATGACGACCAGAAGCTCGGCTTCTACAAGGTCGCAAAATACTATTACTATCCTGCATGGTGGGAAGGCGGCCCGGCCGTTCATGCTTTCGTAAACCTGCAGAAATTCAACGCGCTGCCGGAAAACTACAAGCGCATCCTGAAAGACGCCTGCGCTGCCGGCAGCGCCAGCATGCTGGAGCGCTACGACGCGCACAATCCGAAGGCTTTGAAGGAACTTGTGGCGCAGGGCGCCATCCTGCGACCGTTCAGCCAGGAAATCCTCGATGTCTGCCACAAGGCGGCGCAGGAAACCTATGCGGAGATTTCGGCCAAGAACGAGAACTTCAAGAAGATCTACGAAAGCCAGCAGGCATTCAAGAAAGACGCCTATCTCTGGGCCCAGATCGCCGAATATACCTATGACACCTACATGATGATCCAGCAGCGCAACGGCACGCTCTGA
- a CDS encoding group III truncated hemoglobin: MQDPIAAKAAHSAEIQDRAERAMAEIGVDSGFIDLLVETFYSRVLKHPTLGPVFDARLTGRWPEHMAKMKQFWAAVAFKNGGYGGKPVQAHLGVKGMTAELFPQWLTLFSATLDDIAPSREAHDWFMETAERIARSLTLSLFYNPAIDDPALKPTQP; the protein is encoded by the coding sequence ATGCAGGATCCCATCGCGGCAAAGGCCGCCCATAGCGCGGAGATTCAAGACCGGGCGGAAAGAGCCATGGCAGAGATCGGCGTTGATTCCGGCTTCATCGATCTGCTGGTGGAGACATTTTATAGCCGCGTTCTAAAACATCCGACGCTCGGACCTGTCTTTGATGCACGTCTTACCGGGCGCTGGCCGGAACATATGGCCAAAATGAAACAGTTCTGGGCAGCCGTCGCCTTCAAGAATGGCGGTTACGGCGGCAAGCCGGTGCAGGCGCATCTGGGTGTCAAAGGCATGACGGCCGAACTTTTCCCACAATGGCTCACATTATTTTCGGCGACGCTTGATGATATCGCGCCGAGCAGGGAGGCCCATGACTGGTTTATGGAAACGGCCGAACGCATCGCGAGAAGCCTGACGCTGTCGCTGTTTTATAATCCTGCAATAGACGATCCGGCATTAAAACCCACTCAACCCTGA
- a CDS encoding helix-turn-helix domain-containing protein gives MLFIPLPFVVALLLVVMFIVFFRGGDDVRTNRAFLALIALCAVQSVLVGLRWGYGVNAVRYVLPVLAACLPPLVHIAFRGLMRVGADSRRAMLASLVLSPLLIIVLEFALPVAIDLALILIFVGHAAALLLLGRKGPDGLDEAQFASVTSAHRALIIAAVALCVSALFDLLVFLDFEWAHGENVAALVSNANLFGLLLIGLMAALAGKSKAPQTAAEPAEELPPPSEPSEQDRDIVASLDQLMTKHALYRDENLNLTRLARRFGLPSRQISGAINRSLGINVSQYVNQLRIREACRLLEETEQSVTAIMFSSGFQTKSNFNREFRRVTGMSPVDWRERQVWKLVSPNKTATRQMPDDRLKMVGK, from the coding sequence GTGCTTTTCATTCCCCTGCCATTCGTCGTGGCGCTTCTGCTGGTCGTCATGTTCATCGTCTTTTTTCGAGGCGGAGACGATGTGCGGACGAACCGCGCCTTTCTGGCGCTGATTGCGCTTTGCGCGGTGCAATCGGTTCTTGTTGGCCTGCGCTGGGGCTATGGCGTGAATGCGGTGCGTTATGTCCTGCCGGTCCTCGCCGCCTGCCTGCCGCCACTTGTCCATATCGCCTTTCGCGGCTTGATGAGGGTCGGGGCAGATAGCAGGAGAGCGATGCTGGCAAGTCTCGTGCTCTCGCCTCTGTTGATTATTGTTCTGGAATTCGCCTTGCCGGTGGCGATTGATCTTGCCTTGATCCTCATCTTTGTCGGCCATGCCGCCGCACTGCTTCTTCTGGGAAGAAAAGGGCCGGATGGGCTGGATGAGGCGCAATTCGCCAGCGTCACCTCGGCGCACAGGGCGCTGATCATCGCCGCTGTGGCGTTATGTGTTTCGGCGCTGTTCGATCTTCTCGTGTTCCTCGATTTTGAGTGGGCGCATGGGGAAAATGTCGCCGCACTTGTTAGCAATGCCAATCTTTTCGGGCTTTTGCTGATCGGTCTGATGGCCGCCCTGGCTGGAAAAAGCAAAGCGCCGCAAACGGCTGCAGAGCCGGCTGAGGAATTGCCGCCTCCCTCAGAGCCATCGGAACAGGACCGCGACATAGTCGCAAGCCTCGACCAACTTATGACAAAACATGCGCTTTACCGTGACGAGAACCTCAACCTGACGCGGCTGGCCAGGCGCTTCGGCCTGCCAAGCCGGCAGATATCAGGCGCGATCAATCGTTCCCTCGGCATCAATGTCTCGCAATATGTCAACCAGCTCCGTATCCGCGAGGCCTGCCGGCTGCTGGAAGAGACGGAGCAATCGGTGACGGCGATCATGTTTTCCTCGGGTTTCCAGACCAAGTCCAACTTCAACCGGGAATTTCGCCGTGTTACCGGCATGAGCCCGGTGGACTGGCGTGAACGACAGGTGTGGAAGCTGGTTTCGCCAAACAAAACGGCCACCCGGCAGATGCCGGATGACCGTCTGAAGATGGTCGGAAAATGA